Proteins encoded in a region of the Bradyrhizobium sp. CB3481 genome:
- a CDS encoding dihydrolipoamide acetyltransferase family protein → MRQFVLPDLGEGLEEAEIVNWYVNEGDHVVTDQPLVSVETDKAVVEVPSPSSGRIQHLFGAKGDVVKVGAPLVEFAEGPEQDTGTIVGELGPGESLVAAATPSRRTAEQKGQVFPAVRALARKLDVDLDLVEATGPDGTITRGDVERAARSLSQSGPAEPLRGLRRAMAQRMTAAHAEIVPAGVTDEADIDDWRTGEDVTIRLVRAIAAACKAEPALNAWYNSGAGERRLIDRIDLGIAVDTGGGLIVPVLRNVAERDVSDLRTGLDRMRADAVARSIPPGELRGATITLSNFGMIGGRFASLIVVPPQVAIIGAGRITQGVVAYRGQPAVRRVLPLSLTFDHRVVTGGEAARFLVALKADLEQFS, encoded by the coding sequence ATGCGCCAGTTCGTATTGCCGGATCTGGGAGAGGGCCTCGAAGAGGCGGAGATCGTGAACTGGTATGTCAACGAAGGCGATCACGTCGTCACCGATCAGCCGTTGGTTTCCGTCGAGACTGACAAGGCCGTCGTCGAAGTGCCGTCGCCGTCGAGCGGACGTATCCAGCACCTGTTCGGCGCCAAGGGAGATGTCGTCAAGGTCGGCGCGCCACTCGTGGAGTTTGCTGAAGGTCCCGAGCAAGATACCGGTACAATCGTCGGCGAACTAGGCCCTGGCGAGTCACTGGTTGCAGCAGCAACACCTTCCAGGCGAACGGCCGAACAGAAGGGGCAGGTTTTTCCGGCGGTACGTGCGCTCGCACGCAAGCTCGATGTCGATCTCGATCTCGTCGAAGCCACCGGCCCCGACGGCACCATCACGCGTGGGGATGTAGAACGTGCTGCAAGGAGTTTGTCCCAAAGCGGGCCTGCCGAACCCTTGCGCGGTTTGCGGCGCGCGATGGCCCAGCGCATGACGGCGGCTCATGCCGAGATCGTCCCGGCCGGTGTCACCGATGAGGCCGATATCGACGATTGGCGAACCGGTGAGGATGTGACGATCCGACTGGTGCGCGCGATCGCTGCCGCCTGCAAGGCTGAGCCTGCGCTCAATGCCTGGTACAATTCCGGCGCGGGTGAACGGCGTCTGATCGATCGCATCGATCTCGGCATCGCCGTTGATACCGGGGGCGGCCTTATCGTTCCTGTGTTGCGCAATGTCGCAGAGCGGGATGTATCAGACCTGCGGACCGGGCTTGACCGGATGCGGGCTGACGCCGTCGCGCGCTCGATACCTCCGGGAGAGCTGCGCGGAGCGACGATTACACTGTCGAACTTTGGGATGATCGGAGGCCGTTTCGCAAGTCTGATCGTCGTACCGCCACAAGTGGCGATCATAGGCGCCGGTCGGATTACCCAAGGGGTGGTTGCGTACCGAGGCCAGCCGGCGGTGAGGCGCGTGCTGCCATTGTCGCTGACTTTCGACCATCGCGTCGTGACAGGCGGCGAAGCTGCTCGCTTCCTGGTAGCGCTCAAGGCGGACCTTGAGCAGTTTTCGTGA
- a CDS encoding nodulation protein NfeD, with protein MAVSSLAAAAGENDGKLALTISVDGAIGPATARYVKDALTKAAERRAEVVVLRMNTPGGLATSMREIIADVLASRVPVIGYVAPSGAHAASAGTYILYATHIAAMAPGTNLGAATPVQIGGPLPGLPDATPDKSDKEKKDGKDEKPKTKDSMMAKATNDAVALIRSLAELRGRNADWAEKAVREAASLSANAALQEKVIDLIARDQDELLRQIDGRAVEIAGETRHLATRDAAREAMDAGWIVRFLRVITDPNIAFILMLVGIYGLIFELSSPGAVAPGVIGTICLLLGLYALNMLPINYAGLGLILLGITLLVIEAFNPTVVLGLGGIIAFVLGAVMLFEIEAPGYHLSWWTIGIAAAIFIGLILVVLGSLWRARKGPVRLGAQAMRGLSAEILDWSESEGHVFTQGERWQARGTETFKPGDVVEVANVVDLTLVVRRPVLTARKGGT; from the coding sequence CTGGCTGTTTCCTCCCTTGCCGCCGCGGCGGGGGAGAACGACGGCAAGCTCGCGCTGACTATTTCCGTGGACGGAGCGATCGGACCGGCGACGGCCCGTTACGTCAAAGACGCGCTGACCAAGGCAGCCGAGCGGCGTGCCGAGGTTGTCGTTCTGCGCATGAATACGCCGGGCGGCCTCGCAACCAGCATGCGCGAGATTATCGCAGACGTGCTGGCCTCGCGCGTGCCCGTCATCGGCTACGTTGCGCCGTCCGGGGCCCATGCGGCCAGCGCCGGAACCTACATCCTCTACGCCACGCATATCGCGGCGATGGCGCCGGGCACCAATCTCGGAGCGGCGACGCCGGTGCAGATTGGCGGACCGCTGCCGGGCCTGCCGGACGCTACCCCTGACAAGAGCGACAAGGAGAAGAAGGACGGCAAGGACGAGAAGCCGAAGACGAAGGACTCTATGATGGCGAAGGCGACCAACGATGCCGTCGCCTTGATCCGCAGTCTTGCCGAGTTACGCGGCCGCAATGCCGATTGGGCGGAGAAGGCGGTGCGGGAGGCCGCCAGTCTTTCCGCCAATGCCGCATTGCAGGAGAAAGTCATCGACCTCATCGCGCGCGATCAGGACGAACTGCTCAGGCAGATCGATGGTCGCGCGGTCGAGATCGCGGGCGAGACGCGGCATCTGGCGACGAGGGACGCCGCGCGTGAAGCGATGGATGCTGGATGGATCGTACGATTTCTCAGGGTGATCACCGATCCCAACATTGCTTTCATTCTGATGCTGGTCGGCATCTACGGCCTGATTTTCGAACTTTCTTCGCCTGGTGCGGTCGCGCCCGGAGTGATCGGCACGATCTGTCTGCTGCTAGGCCTTTATGCGCTCAATATGCTGCCTATCAACTATGCGGGCCTCGGCCTGATCCTGTTAGGGATCACGCTCCTGGTCATCGAAGCCTTCAACCCGACCGTGGTGCTCGGTCTTGGCGGGATCATCGCATTCGTGCTCGGAGCAGTGATGCTGTTCGAGATCGAAGCGCCCGGATACCACCTGTCATGGTGGACCATCGGCATCGCGGCGGCGATATTTATCGGCTTGATTTTGGTCGTACTCGGTTCGCTTTGGCGCGCTCGAAAAGGTCCCGTACGGCTCGGCGCGCAAGCCATGCGCGGGCTGTCAGCCGAAATCCTCGACTGGTCCGAGAGCGAAGGCCACGTCTTCACCCAGGGCGAGCGCTGGCAGGCCCGCGGCACCGAAACCTTCAAGCCCGGTGACGTGGTCGAGGTGGCCAACGTCGTCGATTTGACGCTCGTCGTACGCCGGCCGGTACTGACCGCCCGCAAAGGAGGTACGTGA
- a CDS encoding slipin family protein: MMLDYLTYGALAIAVVLFLSSAIRILREYERGVVFTLGRFTGVKGPGFIILIPVVQQMVKVDLRVMVQVVPPQDVISRDNVSVKVNAVLYFRIIDPERAIIKVGDYMSATSQLAQTTLRSVLGKHELDEMLAERDRLNADVQEILDQQTDVWGIKVTTVEIKDVDLNETMVRAIAKQAEAERLRRAKVINAMGEQQAAEKLVEAGLTLAREPQAMQLRYFAALHDIAGERSSTVVFPLPMDLLGHVTGRRSEAT; encoded by the coding sequence ATGATGCTTGATTACTTGACTTATGGGGCGCTGGCGATCGCCGTGGTCCTGTTTCTGTCCTCCGCCATTCGCATCCTGCGGGAATACGAGCGAGGCGTCGTGTTCACGCTCGGTCGCTTCACCGGTGTGAAGGGTCCGGGATTCATCATCCTGATTCCGGTCGTGCAGCAGATGGTGAAGGTCGATCTCAGGGTGATGGTGCAGGTCGTGCCGCCCCAGGACGTGATTTCGCGCGACAACGTTTCAGTGAAGGTCAATGCCGTTCTTTACTTCCGCATCATCGATCCCGAGCGCGCCATCATCAAGGTCGGCGATTACATGTCCGCGACCAGCCAGCTGGCGCAGACCACACTGCGCTCGGTGCTGGGCAAGCACGAACTGGATGAGATGCTTGCCGAACGGGACCGGCTTAACGCCGACGTCCAGGAGATCCTCGATCAGCAGACCGATGTCTGGGGCATCAAGGTCACCACCGTCGAGATCAAGGATGTCGATCTCAATGAAACCATGGTGCGCGCGATTGCCAAGCAGGCCGAGGCGGAGCGGTTGCGGCGCGCCAAAGTGATCAATGCGATGGGCGAGCAGCAAGCCGCCGAGAAGCTCGTCGAGGCCGGCCTGACGCTGGCGCGGGAGCCGCAGGCGATGCAATTGCGCTATTTCGCGGCGCTGCACGACATTGCCGGCGAGCGATCCTCGACCGTGGTGTTTCCGCTGCCGATGGACTTGCTCGGCCATGTGACAGGGAGGCGGAGCGAAGCGACTTGA
- a CDS encoding GYD domain-containing protein: protein MATYVVLGNFTDQGIRNAKESPRRAEAFKKTAETFGVTVKELFWTQGRYDVVTILEAPDEFAAMTLSLSLGALGNVRTESLRAFSAADMTKVVEKML, encoded by the coding sequence ATGGCAACTTATGTTGTACTTGGCAACTTCACCGACCAGGGAATCCGCAATGCCAAGGAATCGCCGAGGCGGGCCGAGGCTTTCAAGAAGACGGCCGAGACCTTCGGAGTGACCGTAAAAGAGCTGTTCTGGACCCAGGGTCGGTATGACGTTGTGACAATCCTCGAGGCGCCCGACGAATTTGCCGCCATGACGCTTAGTTTGAGTCTTGGCGCCTTGGGCAATGTTCGCACCGAGTCGTTGCGAGCCTTCTCGGCGGCGGACATGACGAAGGTTGTCGAGAAGATGCTCTGA
- a CDS encoding AraC family transcriptional regulator yields MKAALQNYHARMQRVLDHIDRHLDDDLDLDALSSVAAYSKYHFHRQFTATFGLSVHRYIQLARMKRASYRLAYGDAQSVTDIAMDAGYDAPDAFARAFRQRFGQSPSSFRKSPDWEPWLAAFGPLDNARSKLMQRTFTTDDVTIRDVPATPVAIMEHRGDPATLGATIQRFITWRKAAGLHPKTSPTFNVWRSERRPASPADYSVDLCVGTDQPIETNGEQVRAGEIPGGRCAVLRVVGNTDNLEPAALYLYRDWLPASGEETRDFPIYCQRLSFFPDVPEHEAVAELFLPLR; encoded by the coding sequence ATGAAGGCGGCGCTTCAAAACTACCATGCCCGGATGCAGCGGGTGCTGGATCACATAGACCGGCATCTGGACGACGATCTGGACCTGGACGCGCTGAGCAGCGTCGCAGCCTACTCGAAATATCATTTCCACCGGCAGTTCACGGCGACCTTCGGTCTGTCCGTGCATCGCTATATCCAGCTCGCCCGCATGAAGCGCGCTTCGTACCGGCTGGCCTACGGGGATGCCCAAAGCGTCACTGATATAGCGATGGATGCCGGTTACGATGCACCGGATGCCTTCGCCCGCGCCTTTCGGCAACGGTTCGGGCAATCCCCTTCGTCGTTCCGGAAGTCTCCCGACTGGGAGCCGTGGCTTGCGGCCTTCGGGCCTCTCGACAACGCCAGGAGCAAGCTCATGCAGAGAACTTTTACTACCGACGACGTGACGATTCGTGATGTGCCTGCCACGCCGGTGGCGATCATGGAGCATCGGGGCGACCCGGCGACGCTCGGCGCCACCATCCAGCGGTTTATCACGTGGCGCAAGGCCGCTGGCCTGCACCCCAAGACAAGTCCGACCTTCAATGTCTGGCGTTCCGAGCGGCGTCCTGCGTCGCCTGCCGATTATAGCGTGGACCTTTGTGTCGGGACCGACCAGCCGATCGAGACGAACGGCGAGCAGGTCAGAGCCGGCGAGATCCCAGGCGGACGTTGCGCAGTGCTGCGCGTCGTCGGCAACACCGACAATCTGGAACCCGCCGCACTCTACCTTTATCGCGACTGGCTTCCGGCCAGCGGCGAGGAAACACGCGACTTCCCGATCTATTGCCAGCGGCTTTCGTTCTTCCCGGACGTGCCGGAACATGAGGCGGTCGCGGAGCTGTTTTTGCCGCTGAGGTAA
- a CDS encoding RidA family protein: MSKIEKLRPSGLHNNPAYSHAVTASGARTIYLSGQVSTDEEGRVVGEGDIAAQTTQVMTNIGLALKAAGASYGDIVKITTYVVGYKPELRPVIGKARSAFFEGMDPPASTLVGVSALAAPEWLIEIEAVAVVD, from the coding sequence ATGAGCAAGATCGAGAAACTTCGACCGAGCGGACTTCACAACAATCCGGCTTACTCCCACGCCGTCACGGCTTCCGGCGCGCGCACCATCTATCTCTCGGGGCAGGTCTCCACCGACGAGGAGGGACGGGTGGTCGGCGAGGGCGATATCGCCGCGCAGACCACGCAGGTGATGACCAACATCGGCCTGGCGCTGAAGGCCGCCGGCGCCAGCTATGGCGACATCGTGAAGATTACGACCTATGTCGTCGGTTACAAGCCGGAACTTCGCCCCGTCATCGGCAAGGCGCGCTCGGCCTTCTTTGAAGGCATGGACCCGCCTGCAAGCACGCTCGTCGGCGTCTCAGCGCTGGCGGCGCCGGAATGGCTGATCGAGATCGAGGCGGTGGCCGTGGTGGACTGA
- a CDS encoding DNA polymerase IV — MGAPDGPRAFCRDCLGDLDIKVKRCSACGSPRLVRHHALPALTLAHIDCDAFYATVEKRDNPELADRPVIIGGGKRGVVSAACYVSRTYGVRSAMPMFKALELCPQAAVIPPDMAKYVRVGREVRHAMQTLTPLVEPLSIDEAFLDLSGTQRVHGMIPAKVLARFARDVERDIGITVSVGLSCNKFLAKIASDLDKPRGFAALDQDEAREMLADKPVGFIYGVGPATQEKLLQRGFRSIADLQRADEVELMKQFGGEGRRLWRLARGIDDRSVMPDRGAKTISSETTFETDIRDFSTLERLLWRLSEKVSTRLKNGNLAGCTITLKLKTADFRQRTRSQSIQAPTQLAAKIFAVSREMLAKEIDGTAFRLMGTGVSALREGSRSDDSDMLDRRSAHAERAMDDLRKKFGNAAVIRGIAYKGPAKEDEKEE; from the coding sequence ATGGGAGCACCAGATGGTCCGCGCGCCTTTTGCCGGGATTGTCTCGGCGACCTCGATATCAAGGTAAAGCGCTGCAGCGCGTGCGGTTCCCCGCGCCTCGTCCGCCACCACGCCCTGCCCGCGCTGACGCTGGCGCATATCGATTGCGATGCGTTCTACGCCACGGTGGAGAAGCGCGACAATCCGGAACTCGCCGACAGGCCCGTGATCATCGGCGGCGGCAAGCGCGGCGTGGTGTCGGCCGCCTGCTACGTCTCGCGCACCTACGGCGTGCGCTCGGCGATGCCGATGTTCAAGGCGCTGGAGCTCTGCCCGCAGGCGGCGGTGATTCCGCCCGACATGGCGAAATATGTCCGCGTCGGCCGCGAGGTGCGGCATGCCATGCAGACACTGACGCCGCTGGTGGAACCGCTCTCGATCGACGAGGCGTTCCTCGATCTTTCCGGCACCCAGCGCGTCCACGGAATGATCCCGGCCAAGGTGCTGGCGCGCTTTGCCCGCGACGTCGAGCGCGACATCGGCATCACCGTTTCGGTCGGCCTGTCCTGTAATAAATTCTTAGCCAAGATCGCCTCCGATCTCGACAAGCCGCGCGGCTTTGCTGCCCTCGACCAGGATGAGGCGAGAGAGATGCTGGCGGACAAGCCGGTCGGCTTCATCTACGGCGTCGGCCCCGCGACCCAGGAAAAGCTGCTGCAGCGGGGTTTTCGCAGCATTGCCGACCTGCAGCGCGCCGACGAGGTCGAACTGATGAAGCAGTTCGGTGGCGAAGGCCGGCGGCTTTGGCGGCTGGCGCGCGGCATCGACGACCGCAGCGTGATGCCGGACCGCGGCGCCAAGACAATTTCGAGTGAGACCACCTTTGAGACCGACATCCGGGATTTTTCGACGCTGGAACGGCTGTTGTGGCGGCTGTCGGAAAAAGTGTCGACGCGGCTGAAGAATGGCAATCTCGCAGGCTGCACCATCACGCTGAAGCTGAAGACCGCCGATTTCCGCCAGCGCACCCGCTCGCAATCGATCCAGGCGCCGACCCAGCTCGCCGCAAAAATCTTTGCGGTGTCGCGCGAAATGCTGGCGAAGGAAATCGACGGCACGGCGTTTCGCCTGATGGGTACCGGCGTTAGCGCGCTGCGCGAGGGATCGCGGAGCGACGACAGCGACATGCTCGACCGCCGCTCCGCCCATGCCGAACGCGCGATGGACGATTTGCGGAAGAAGTTCGGCAATGCCGCTGTTATCAGGGGCATTGCCTACAAGGGACCGGCGAAGGAAGACGAGAAGGAAGAGTAA
- a CDS encoding DUF3572 domain-containing protein, producing the protein MKKPVHNPREVAEIVAVQALSFIAGDPERLGLFLAETGIGPETLRTAAADPQFLASVLDFVLRDDTTVKAFANASQLHPTNIAAAREVLGDPHWERDVP; encoded by the coding sequence TTGAAAAAGCCTGTTCACAACCCACGCGAAGTGGCTGAAATCGTTGCAGTTCAGGCGCTGAGTTTCATCGCCGGCGACCCCGAGCGGCTGGGCCTTTTTTTGGCCGAAACCGGCATCGGTCCGGAGACGCTGCGCACCGCGGCGGCGGATCCGCAATTTCTGGCCTCGGTGCTCGATTTCGTGCTGCGCGACGACACCACCGTGAAGGCGTTTGCGAACGCTTCGCAACTGCATCCAACCAACATCGCCGCGGCCCGCGAGGTGCTCGGCGACCCGCACTGGGAGCGCGACGTGCCGTGA
- a CDS encoding response regulator, whose product MAKTVLIVEDNELNMKLFRDLLEAHGYQTSGTSNGFEALDLVRKLRPDLILMDIQLPQVSGLEVTRWIKDDPELRAIPVVAVTAFAMKGDEERIREGGCEAYLSKPISVGKFIETVRRFIG is encoded by the coding sequence ATGGCAAAAACCGTCCTGATCGTGGAGGACAACGAGCTTAACATGAAGCTCTTTCGCGACCTGTTGGAAGCGCACGGCTATCAGACTTCGGGCACCAGCAACGGTTTTGAGGCGCTCGATCTCGTTCGCAAGCTGCGCCCCGACCTGATCCTGATGGATATCCAGCTTCCGCAGGTCTCGGGGCTCGAAGTGACGCGCTGGATCAAGGACGATCCGGAGCTGCGCGCCATTCCGGTGGTCGCCGTCACCGCCTTCGCGATGAAGGGCGACGAAGAACGCATCCGCGAGGGCGGCTGCGAGGCGTATCTGTCCAAGCCAATTTCCGTCGGCAAGTTCATTGAAACGGTGCGGCGTTTTATCGGGTAG